The following is a genomic window from Rutidosis leptorrhynchoides isolate AG116_Rl617_1_P2 chromosome 8, CSIRO_AGI_Rlap_v1, whole genome shotgun sequence.
AGATTTCTGGTTTCAGCTGATTGAAAGGTCAGAAGAGAAAGTCAAAGTGGGAAGGACTCACATTGACACTGTTTAGATACTTCTCTTTCTCCACTCTAACAATCTGCCCCTTTTTCACTGCCATCAAACACatagatataaataaatatacaaattatacaaCGACAATTTTCACACGTTCAAGGAGTAGGACTAAAAGGAAGAAATACTAACTGGAATAAACAGGCTTCTTAGGTGGTTTCAAAACGGGTGTTTCAGTGGCGGCAGCAGCAGGAGGCGGTGGTGGATCAGCTGACTCAGGTGATTTCACAGCAATTGAGAAACAGAACCTACCACCAGTAGGCAGAAATGGTAGTttagtgatggtggtggtggttgtggttgtgggTGGTGGGGTGTGTGGTTTTGTGTATGGGAATGAAGAAAAAGTTGAAGAGTATGCCATGGCCATTTCTTGCTGTATTTTCCCCTCTCTCTATCCCTTCCTTTTGTTTTGTTTAGTTATGTATGTGGAGATAAGAAAAGGTTGGTTATCCATTTTCAAAAAGTTTTTTTTTCCCCCTTCCTTTTAACTCTATTAGAACTGCTATTTAACCATAGTACTAAGTTTATTACTCGGTATAAGTCCAAAaacacagttttttttttttttttttttttttttttttttttgtggggtGGGGGAAGAAGTCTCTTAGTCCACGGATAGAGCTATGATTGTCTATACTTCACCATTCCACTTGTAAATGCTCTGAAATGATTGTGTTTTGTAATTTGGAACCCGAAAAGGATTACAATTTCAAAAAGTGTTAAATTGAGGTAATATCGTTCACATGACAACTTTGTTATCGCCGCGAAGACTCCACATTGACTCACGTCATTATCTTCTTCGGTCAACTTTTCGAATAAAAAAATAGGGCTTTCGATTGTAAAAACTATTACAGTAATACTTATGATTTTGATAGTACAAAATAGAGGACGATCTTTCATTGTATAAGTAAAGAGAcgatatgaatatggatgaatgTTCATTAACCAGCTTAGTTTGACAGATATAGATATGAATAAATGCTTTGAAATTAAATAGATACTGATATAAATGAAAATATTACTCCATCCGTTGCAAATTAATTGTCTCATATGACTTTTTAGAGTTTAAATAGTTTTTTTTGttctatataatatttaattaaattaaatttatatgAATGTATTAGATTTTATAAACGACATATTTATTGGTATAATTTTCATcagatataaataaaaatatttaaagtcaaaatcgaaaaagaatttaaaagtcaaattaggatAGTAATTTTGAGACGGAAAGAGTAACTGAATATGACATCACCCGATTCATTAACATTCATAACTCCTTACCGTAATGAAATgtgatatttatttattattgacGTTGAACCAGGGTCATCAAGTGGGCCAGATTTGCTGGAGCCTATACGATGAGAATCCTTTGGCCCAAGTTATTTACTTTATATTATTTTAAAGTTTGATTTGTTTCCTTATTAGTTTAGGGTTTCTTAATTATAAAAACCCTGCGTATTAGTTTATTGGAGATCACTTTTTATCAATGATAAAATTACAGCTTTAAGCTTACGGGTTGTGCTTTGTTTTAGAGCATATTCTTTCTTGTTTGTGGAGAGCGATTGTCTCCTCAACAATCTCGTCCACATGTACTGATGTGGACGAGAGATTGTTGAGGAGACAATCGCTCTCCACAAACAAGAAAGAATATGCTCTAAAACAAAGCACAACCCGTAAGCTTAAAGCTGTAATTTTATCATTGATAAAAAGTGATCTCCAATAAATTAATACGCAGGGTTTTTATAATTAAGAAACTCTAAACTAATAAGGAAACAAATCAAACTTTAAA
Proteins encoded in this region:
- the LOC139862136 gene encoding NAD(P)H-quinone oxidoreductase subunit O, chloroplastic, translating into MAMAYSSTFSSFPYTKPHTPPPTTTTTTTITKLPFLPTGGRFCFSIAVKSPESADPPPPPAAAATETPVLKPPKKPVYSMKKGQIVRVEKEKYLNSVNYLSVGHPPYYKGLDYIYEDRGEVLDIRIFETGEYALIAWIGVPTAPAWLPTDMLIKSDKLNYERI